In a single window of the Streptomyces sp. HUAS ZL42 genome:
- a CDS encoding Vms1/Ankzf1 family peptidyl-tRNA hydrolase, with translation MDLAFLNPLYEHSGPWASVYVDTSRHTEHTPHERHLTAAAMSRELAGQGADDATCRAVENAIEELRHSPEPHGRALFAHAGHVVLDPPLARSPQGSHAEWTPLPRVTPLLELADQEPVCVVAYIDRKGADFELRTTLGREDAGSVTGRQWPVHRTSTVDWSERHFQLKVENTWEHNAVEIADALSVCQEETRADLLVLVGDDRERRAVHERLPQRLRDRVTELPHGSGSRLLDEEVEAARAEHVRRRAEAELERFLAARAPDAEGRSGAVEGVPALVEAAREHRIDELLVRTDGPDTYREVWIGEDPDQLAVRRTDLKTLGEQHSWAARADDALVRSAVTTDAPALAVSPSEDTPAGGLGALLRWK, from the coding sequence ATGGATCTCGCTTTTCTGAATCCACTGTACGAACATTCCGGCCCCTGGGCCTCCGTGTACGTCGACACCTCCCGCCACACGGAGCACACGCCCCACGAGCGGCATCTCACGGCCGCGGCGATGTCCCGGGAGCTGGCCGGACAGGGCGCCGACGACGCCACCTGCCGGGCCGTGGAGAACGCGATCGAGGAGCTGCGCCACTCTCCCGAGCCGCACGGGCGGGCCCTGTTCGCCCATGCGGGTCACGTCGTCCTGGACCCGCCGCTGGCCCGCTCCCCGCAGGGCAGCCACGCCGAGTGGACGCCCCTGCCGCGGGTCACCCCGCTGCTCGAGCTGGCCGATCAGGAACCGGTGTGCGTGGTCGCGTACATCGACCGCAAGGGCGCGGACTTCGAGCTGCGCACCACGCTGGGCCGGGAGGACGCCGGGTCGGTGACGGGGAGGCAGTGGCCCGTCCACCGGACGAGCACCGTCGACTGGTCGGAGCGGCACTTCCAGCTGAAGGTCGAGAACACCTGGGAGCACAACGCGGTGGAGATCGCCGACGCGCTCTCCGTGTGCCAGGAGGAGACCCGGGCCGACCTGCTGGTCCTGGTCGGTGACGACCGGGAGCGGCGGGCCGTGCACGAGCGGTTGCCGCAGCGGCTGCGCGACCGCGTCACCGAGCTTCCGCACGGCTCCGGCAGCCGGCTCCTGGACGAGGAGGTGGAGGCGGCCCGCGCCGAGCATGTGCGCCGGCGGGCCGAGGCCGAGCTGGAGCGGTTCCTGGCCGCCCGCGCACCGGACGCCGAGGGGCGCTCCGGGGCGGTGGAGGGGGTTCCCGCGCTGGTCGAGGCGGCCCGTGAGCACCGGATCGACGAGTTGCTGGTCCGCACGGACGGACCCGACACGTACCGCGAGGTGTGGATCGGCGAGGACCCGGACCAGCTGGCCGTACGCCGTACGGACCTGAAGACCCTCGGCGAGCAGCACTCGTGGGCGGCCCGCGCGGACGACGCCTTGGTCCGCTCGGCGGTCACCACCGACGCCCCCGCCCTGGCGGTGTCCCCATCGGAGGACACCCCGGCGGGCGGCCTGGGCGCCCTGCTGCGCTGGAAGTGA
- a CDS encoding diguanylate cyclase codes for MSRDRAAEIAATGVTVDVGEATTRYLLYGLLPSWFVPGLADWVMHRRTRIEDTAGTKESLIHSLMMAEVGVPIALTLRYEVNPLMLSVQLGGAAVHEATALWDVRTAVRSEREVRPVEQHIHSFLESLPFGALAALMCLHADQVKSLVRGGRGDPDAWRLVPRRPPLSRGYLAGIAAAIGTCVLLPYGEELLRCVRTGLRKKPGGNQKSVEEKGR; via the coding sequence ATGAGCCGGGACCGGGCCGCCGAGATCGCCGCGACGGGCGTCACCGTCGACGTCGGCGAGGCCACCACCCGCTACCTGCTGTACGGGCTGCTGCCCAGCTGGTTCGTCCCGGGGCTCGCCGACTGGGTGATGCACCGGCGCACCCGGATCGAGGACACCGCGGGGACGAAGGAGTCCCTGATCCACTCATTGATGATGGCCGAGGTCGGCGTGCCGATCGCGCTCACCCTGCGCTACGAGGTCAACCCGCTGATGCTGTCGGTGCAGTTGGGCGGCGCCGCGGTGCACGAGGCGACCGCGCTGTGGGACGTACGGACGGCCGTGCGGAGCGAGCGCGAGGTCAGGCCCGTCGAGCAGCACATCCACAGCTTCCTGGAGTCGCTGCCGTTCGGGGCGCTGGCCGCGCTGATGTGCCTGCACGCCGACCAGGTGAAGTCACTGGTGCGGGGTGGCCGCGGCGACCCGGACGCATGGCGGCTGGTGCCGCGCCGGCCTCCGCTGTCGCGCGGCTATCTCGCGGGCATCGCCGCCGCGATCGGCACGTGCGTGCTCCTGCCGTACGGGGAGGAACTGCTGCGCTGCGTGCGCACGGGCCTGCGGAAGAAGCCCGGCGGGAACCAGAAGTCCGTTGAGGAGAAAGGCCGTTGA
- a CDS encoding type 1 glutamine amidotransferase domain-containing protein: MRIAFLTAPEGVEQIELTDPWQAAVDAGQDPVLVSTRPGEIQAFHHLDKADRFPVEEVVGEVPAESFGGLVLPGGVANPDFLRMDENAVTFVQAFFERGRPVAAICHAPWLLVEADVVRGRVLTSWPSLRTDIRNAGGTWVDEQVRICDQGPNKLVTSRRPDDLKAFCEAFLDVFAQETTG, encoded by the coding sequence ATGCGCATCGCATTCCTGACCGCACCCGAGGGCGTCGAGCAGATCGAGCTCACCGATCCGTGGCAGGCGGCGGTCGACGCGGGACAGGACCCCGTACTCGTGTCCACGAGGCCCGGTGAGATCCAGGCCTTCCATCACCTGGACAAGGCGGACAGGTTCCCGGTGGAGGAGGTCGTCGGCGAGGTGCCGGCCGAGTCCTTCGGCGGGCTGGTCCTGCCGGGCGGCGTCGCGAACCCGGACTTCCTGCGCATGGACGAGAACGCCGTGACGTTCGTCCAGGCCTTCTTCGAGCGGGGCCGCCCGGTCGCCGCGATCTGCCACGCACCGTGGCTGCTCGTCGAGGCGGACGTCGTACGGGGCCGGGTGCTGACCTCGTGGCCGAGCCTCAGGACCGACATCCGCAACGCGGGCGGCACCTGGGTCGACGAGCAGGTGAGGATCTGCGACCAGGGCCCCAACAAGCTGGTCACCAGCCGCAGGCCGGACGATCTGAAGGCGTTCTGCGAGGCGTTCCTTGACGTCTTCGCGCAGGAGACCACCGGCTGA
- a CDS encoding DUF6158 family protein, giving the protein MNEHDEAGTTMTGVDPGRLDDQQLMKELETIHRTRHDTLLYGSNDALRAHNERMAQLEGEYLRRNPRRFVAAGRTRDGARERAAAVDGARTRKNPVGKWGPGTEVSGGA; this is encoded by the coding sequence ATGAACGAACACGACGAGGCGGGCACCACCATGACCGGAGTCGACCCGGGCCGTCTGGACGACCAGCAGCTCATGAAGGAGCTGGAGACGATCCACCGCACGCGCCACGACACCCTGCTGTACGGCTCGAACGACGCGTTGCGGGCCCACAACGAGCGCATGGCGCAGCTCGAGGGCGAGTACCTGCGGCGCAACCCGCGCCGTTTCGTCGCCGCGGGCCGCACCCGCGACGGGGCCCGGGAGCGGGCCGCCGCGGTGGACGGGGCCCGGACCCGGAAGAATCCCGTCGGCAAGTGGGGCCCGGGAACAGAGGTGAGCGGCGGGGCGTGA
- a CDS encoding RNA polymerase sigma factor SigF produces the protein MRNRASAKHHPHDDAPDTAEAFRRLATLPPGQQRDTVREQIVEAWLPMAERLAGRFRSRGESYEDLRQVAALGLVKAVDRYDPDRGNAFESYAVPTVTGEIKRHFRDHMWTLHVPRRVQDLRNRVRFACQDLSQSASGQRPTVAQIAEHANMSEEDVLVGLEALESFTALSLDAELPGSEDGYSLSDALGSADPALDTVVDREAVKPRLAALPERERAILYMRFFGDMTQSRIAEQLGISQMHVSRLISRCCNRLRDQVLSDVA, from the coding sequence ATGCGAAACCGAGCGAGCGCGAAGCACCACCCGCACGACGACGCCCCCGACACCGCGGAGGCGTTCCGCCGGCTCGCCACGCTTCCCCCGGGCCAGCAGCGCGACACCGTCCGCGAGCAGATCGTCGAGGCATGGCTGCCGATGGCCGAACGGCTCGCGGGACGCTTCCGCAGCCGCGGCGAGAGCTACGAGGACCTGCGCCAGGTCGCGGCCCTCGGCCTGGTCAAGGCCGTCGACCGCTACGACCCCGACCGCGGCAACGCGTTCGAGAGCTACGCGGTCCCCACCGTCACCGGGGAGATCAAGCGGCACTTCCGCGACCACATGTGGACCCTGCACGTGCCGCGCCGGGTCCAGGACCTGCGCAACCGGGTGAGGTTCGCCTGCCAGGACCTGTCACAGAGCGCGTCCGGACAGCGGCCCACAGTCGCGCAGATCGCCGAGCACGCGAACATGAGCGAGGAGGACGTACTGGTCGGGCTCGAGGCGCTGGAGAGCTTCACCGCGTTGTCGCTGGACGCGGAGCTGCCCGGCAGCGAGGACGGCTACTCCCTGAGCGACGCCCTCGGCTCGGCCGACCCCGCGCTGGACACGGTCGTGGACCGGGAGGCCGTGAAGCCCCGGCTGGCCGCGTTGCCGGAGCGGGAGCGGGCGATCCTTTACATGCGGTTCTTCGGAGACATGACGCAGAGCCGGATCGCTGAGCAGTTGGGGATCTCGCAGATGCATGTGTCCCGGCTCATCAGCCGGTGCTGCAATCGGTTGCGGGATCAGGTGTTGAGCGACGTCGCGTAG
- a CDS encoding CBS domain-containing protein, with product MTQCVRDVMTPGVITVRPDASLVEAAQLMRAEDIGDVLVADDRRVVGVLTDRDIAVRAVAEGVDPLTVPAEAVCTPRPVVVGPDDPVPEAVGLMREHAVRRLPVVEDGRPVGFVSLGDLAVARDPDSALAEISRADPGRRGRV from the coding sequence ATGACCCAGTGCGTGAGGGACGTGATGACGCCGGGTGTGATCACCGTCCGCCCGGACGCCTCACTCGTCGAGGCGGCTCAGCTGATGCGCGCCGAGGACATCGGGGACGTCCTGGTCGCCGACGACCGGCGGGTGGTCGGGGTGCTCACCGACCGTGACATCGCGGTGCGCGCGGTGGCCGAGGGCGTCGACCCGCTGACGGTACCGGCCGAGGCCGTGTGCACGCCGCGCCCGGTCGTGGTCGGACCCGACGATCCGGTGCCGGAGGCGGTCGGGCTGATGCGGGAGCACGCGGTACGGCGACTGCCGGTCGTCGAGGACGGCCGGCCCGTCGGCTTCGTGAGCCTGGGCGACCTGGCGGTGGCGCGGGACCCGGACTCGGCACTCGCCGAGATCAGCCGCGCCGATCCGGGCCGCCGGGGCCGCGTATGA
- a CDS encoding DUF2795 domain-containing protein, which yields MQRGSDRLSVHRDDEMKHELQGLLRSGHPTRTEEWHDPEPTAEDDPEVWGGPVAPGSSRASLEAVRLELARILGRSSFPAGPGELSAVLRRRNAPDALIEALQVLPRSARYTNVQALAEALTERGGAGRGGARR from the coding sequence ATGCAGCGAGGCAGTGACCGGCTGAGCGTCCACCGGGACGACGAGATGAAGCACGAACTGCAGGGTCTGCTCAGGTCCGGGCATCCCACGCGCACCGAGGAGTGGCACGACCCGGAGCCGACCGCCGAGGACGACCCGGAGGTCTGGGGCGGACCGGTGGCGCCGGGCAGCTCCCGGGCCTCTCTGGAGGCGGTGCGTCTGGAGCTGGCCAGGATCCTGGGCCGCAGTTCCTTTCCCGCGGGACCGGGCGAACTGAGTGCCGTGCTGCGCCGGAGGAACGCCCCCGACGCCCTGATCGAGGCCCTGCAGGTGCTGCCGCGCTCGGCGCGCTACACCAATGTGCAGGCGCTGGCCGAGGCGCTGACGGAACGCGGCGGCGCGGGCCGGGGAGGTGCCCGCCGATGA
- a CDS encoding PAS domain-containing protein: protein MTQTDEFGEELADFVRRIAELKAARSVPTGDLPSVLDAAIFELDHVAGQLWPWYERLSTSELPRTAPADRQEQQLLRAVFQRLPVPVALVDRETVVRRLNLAATALTGARAGYATGRPLTGFLAHGDRAAFRSQAAAVARGEGDRSLTVRLQQSPAVPVHTTLAAVRPSGEPRAAVLTVLQPAGQQLPTADGPQTPLPDLGEATRHAALTDLLDTMTTTLLTAPAGTALERAAHVLHGCFADWVIADTGAARLSRTTVLAPSDEQAPALASQDPADCPLVTEAARTGSTALQIRPENPDAFGRDTTGAPYLIQANVTSLLCTPLPGQGVLTLFRCGTRPPFSMAEAQAMDIMARHMALAAGNAVQGRGAVS, encoded by the coding sequence ATGACCCAGACGGACGAATTCGGTGAGGAACTCGCGGACTTCGTGCGCCGCATCGCGGAGCTCAAGGCGGCGCGGTCCGTGCCGACCGGGGACCTGCCGTCGGTTCTGGACGCGGCGATCTTCGAACTCGACCATGTGGCGGGCCAGTTGTGGCCGTGGTACGAGCGGTTGTCCACGTCGGAGCTGCCCCGCACCGCCCCGGCCGACCGCCAGGAGCAGCAGCTGCTGCGGGCGGTGTTCCAGCGTCTGCCGGTGCCCGTCGCACTGGTGGACCGGGAGACGGTGGTCCGCCGGCTGAACCTCGCGGCGACGGCCCTGACCGGCGCCCGCGCGGGTTATGCGACGGGCCGCCCGCTGACGGGCTTCCTCGCGCACGGCGACCGGGCGGCGTTCCGCTCCCAGGCCGCGGCGGTGGCCCGCGGCGAGGGCGACCGCAGCCTCACCGTCCGCCTCCAGCAGAGCCCGGCGGTACCGGTGCACACCACCCTCGCCGCGGTACGCCCGTCCGGCGAGCCGCGCGCCGCGGTCCTCACGGTGCTGCAGCCCGCGGGACAGCAGCTGCCCACCGCCGACGGCCCGCAGACCCCGCTGCCGGACCTCGGCGAGGCGACCCGGCACGCGGCCCTGACGGACCTCCTGGACACGATGACCACGACCCTGCTGACCGCACCTGCGGGCACGGCCCTGGAACGGGCGGCACACGTCCTGCACGGCTGTTTCGCCGACTGGGTGATCGCCGACACGGGGGCCGCGCGCCTGTCCCGTACGACCGTGCTGGCACCGTCGGACGAGCAGGCACCGGCACTGGCGTCCCAGGACCCGGCCGACTGCCCCCTGGTCACGGAGGCGGCCCGCACGGGCTCCACGGCACTGCAGATACGCCCGGAGAACCCGGATGCCTTCGGCCGGGACACGACGGGCGCCCCGTACCTGATCCAGGCGAACGTCACATCACTGCTGTGCACACCTCTGCCCGGCCAAGGCGTACTGACCTTGTTCCGCTGCGGTACACGCCCGCCGTTTTCCATGGCCGAAGCACAGGCGATGGACATCATGGCCCGGCACATGGCTCTGGCTGCGGGCAACGCCGTACAGGGGCGCGGGGCTGTGTCGTGA
- a CDS encoding thiamine pyrophosphate-requiring protein, with translation MSTKVSDHILERLREWGVEHVFGYPGDGINGLLAAWGRAEDRPRFIQSRHEEMSAFQAVGYAKFSGRIGVCAATSGPGAIHLLNGLYDAKLDHVPVLAIVGQTHRTAMGGSYQQEVDLHTLFKDVASDFVETVTVPEQLPNVLDRAIRTAYARRCPTAVIVPGDVQELDYAAPTHEFKMVPSSLDRSAWTAIPSEESLQRAAEILNSGDKVAILAGQGAAGARAQVEQIAEVLGAGVAKALLGKDVLSDELPYVTGAIGLLGTRPSYELMRDCDTLLTIGSSFPYTQFLPDFGKARGVQIDIDPHMVGMRYPYEVNLVGDAKETLSRLIPMIRGEERGREWYETVCDNVRHWREVMERRAQLSADPINPEYVARALDPLLPDGAIVTSDSGSVANWYARHLTMRPGMRASLSGTLATMGCGVPYAIGAKFAHPDRPVFALVGDGAMQMNGLAELITAAKYQDRWEDKRLVVGVWNNHDLNQVTWEMRAMEGAPSFLPSQELPDVQYAAFARSLGLTGVRVEKPEDVEAGWRAGLEADGPAVIEFLTDPAVPPIPPHATWEQMEATAASILKGDADRGSMVKQGFKAKLQEFLPGHERK, from the coding sequence ATGAGCACCAAGGTGTCCGACCACATCCTCGAGCGGCTGCGCGAGTGGGGTGTGGAGCACGTCTTCGGTTATCCCGGCGACGGCATCAACGGGCTGCTCGCCGCCTGGGGCCGGGCCGAGGACCGGCCGCGTTTCATCCAGTCCCGGCACGAGGAGATGTCCGCGTTCCAGGCGGTCGGCTACGCCAAGTTCAGCGGCCGGATCGGGGTGTGCGCGGCGACCTCCGGGCCGGGCGCCATCCACCTGCTGAACGGCCTGTACGACGCGAAGCTGGACCACGTTCCGGTGCTGGCGATCGTGGGCCAGACGCATCGGACGGCGATGGGCGGCTCGTACCAGCAGGAGGTGGACCTGCACACGCTGTTCAAGGACGTCGCCTCGGACTTCGTGGAGACGGTGACGGTTCCCGAGCAGCTGCCGAACGTGCTGGACCGGGCGATCCGCACGGCCTACGCGCGCCGCTGCCCGACGGCCGTCATCGTCCCCGGCGACGTGCAGGAGCTGGACTACGCGGCGCCCACGCACGAGTTCAAGATGGTGCCCTCCAGCCTGGACCGCAGCGCCTGGACGGCGATTCCCTCGGAGGAGTCCCTGCAGCGGGCGGCGGAGATCCTCAACTCCGGTGACAAGGTGGCGATCCTGGCCGGCCAGGGCGCGGCCGGGGCTCGCGCTCAGGTGGAGCAGATCGCCGAAGTGCTCGGCGCGGGCGTCGCCAAGGCGCTGCTCGGCAAGGACGTCCTGAGCGACGAACTCCCCTATGTCACCGGCGCAATCGGCCTGCTCGGCACGCGTCCGTCGTACGAGCTGATGCGCGACTGCGACACCCTGCTGACCATCGGCTCCTCCTTCCCGTACACACAGTTCCTGCCGGACTTCGGCAAGGCGCGGGGTGTGCAGATCGACATCGATCCGCACATGGTCGGGATGCGCTATCCGTACGAGGTGAATCTCGTCGGCGACGCGAAGGAGACGCTGAGCCGGCTGATCCCGATGATCCGGGGCGAGGAACGCGGGCGCGAGTGGTACGAGACGGTGTGCGACAACGTACGGCACTGGCGGGAGGTGATGGAGCGGCGGGCGCAGCTGTCGGCCGACCCGATCAACCCCGAGTACGTGGCCCGGGCCCTGGACCCGCTGCTGCCGGACGGCGCGATCGTCACGTCGGACTCCGGATCGGTGGCCAACTGGTACGCGCGGCATCTGACGATGCGGCCGGGCATGCGCGCCTCGCTGTCCGGGACGCTGGCGACGATGGGCTGCGGGGTTCCGTACGCGATCGGCGCGAAGTTCGCCCATCCGGACCGGCCCGTGTTCGCGCTGGTCGGCGACGGTGCGATGCAGATGAACGGGCTCGCGGAGCTGATCACGGCCGCGAAGTACCAGGACCGCTGGGAGGACAAGCGGCTGGTCGTGGGCGTCTGGAACAACCACGACCTCAACCAGGTGACGTGGGAGATGCGGGCCATGGAGGGCGCCCCGTCCTTCCTGCCCTCGCAGGAGCTCCCGGACGTGCAGTACGCGGCGTTCGCCCGCTCCCTGGGCCTGACCGGGGTGCGCGTGGAGAAGCCCGAGGACGTCGAGGCGGGCTGGCGGGCCGGGCTCGAGGCCGACGGCCCGGCCGTGATCGAGTTCCTCACGGACCCGGCCGTGCCGCCGATCCCGCCGCACGCCACGTGGGAGCAGATGGAGGCGACGGCCGCGTCGATCCTCAAGGGCGACGCGGACCGGGGCTCCATGGTCAAGCAGGGGTTCAAGGCGAAGCTGCAGGAGTTCCTGCCGGGCCACGAGAGGAAGTAG